A DNA window from Ipomoea triloba cultivar NCNSP0323 chromosome 10, ASM357664v1 contains the following coding sequences:
- the LOC116033155 gene encoding uncharacterized protein LOC116033155, with product MEGQDSDQFMLLNDYCEELRRSNPGSTVKMKLDGEFSVNGKPRFLRLYICFAACKEGFLRGCRPLFGLDGCHLKGCQKGGQLLSAVGVDGDNCMFPIAFATVEGELKESWIWFLQQLDSDLNIANNPHAWTIISDKQKGPAVEQQFPGVEHRFCIRHMHANFLKDGFTGNVLKQMLWGVCKATTEVEFKMKMEELKLENEKAAEWLAARDPKHYCRAFFSTFPKSDMLLNNLCESWNSTILSFRDKPLMTMCEKIRLYLMGRMQKNRDKMKTYPHKICPKISKCLEKAKEKSARYSTYKSTDNLYQVDDHNFKAFKVDLAQRQCSCRGWDLTGIPCSHAVAAIRKQRESLEDYVHQCYTVDSYRRAYEPAILPIQSSELWHKVDLPAPLPSKYKAQLGRSKKKRKIDPLQESKQQKRPVRTKKVGEVKRCRVCGMTGHNKTTCKGKNPQVEGQAEVEGQFEVEGQFDVEGQADEEGHSDVEGQVDVQGQFEDVPVETQVPAFVLDELGSQEIVGSHSSQTLHNQAVHQLSLIASHTTSSSANAADDMLRIGQRIITNVVLQRLARPTKMILIKKKQ from the exons ATGGAAGGGCAAGATTCTGATCAGTTCATGTTGTTGAATGATTATTGTGAAGAATTAAGGAGAAGCAATCCTGGGTCCACTGTGAAGATGAAACTTGATGGTGAGTTTAGTGTTAATGGCAAACCTAGGTTTCTTAGGTTGTATATTTGCTTTGCTGCTTGCAAAGAAGGGTTTCTGAGAGGGTGCAGACCATTATTTGGGTTGGATGGCTGTCATTTGAAGGGTTGTCAAAAGGGTGGTCAACTATTAAGTGCTGTTGGTGTTGATGGAGACAACTGTATGTTTCCTATAGCATTTGCCACTGTGGAGGGAGAATTGAAGGAAAGTTGGATATGGTTTTTACAACAGCTAGACAGTGATTTAAACATAGCAAACAACCCTCATGCATGGACAATAATTTCAGATAAACAAAAGGGGCCTGCTGTTGAACAACAATTTCCTGGAGTTGAACACAGATTCTGTATAAGGCATATGCATGCCAACTTTCTCAAAGATGGATTTACTGGAAATGTTCTGAAGCAGATGTTGTGGGGTGTTTGTAAAGCAACAACAGAGGTAGAATTTAAGATGAAAATGGAGGAATTAAAGCTGGAAAATGAAAAAGCAGCTGAGTGGTTGGCAGCCAGAGATCCTAAACACTACTGTAGGGCCTTTTTTAGCACCTTTCCAAAGTCAGATATGTTATTGAATAACTTGTGTGAGTCATGGAATAGTACTATACTGAGTTTCAGGGACAAGCCTCTCATGACTATGTGTGAAAAGATTAGGCTATACCTCATGGGTAGAATGCAAAAGAATAGAGACAAAATGAAGACATATCCACATAAGATTTGTCCCAAAATATCTAAGTGTCTTGAAAAGGCTAAGGAAAAGTCAGCTAGGTATAGTACTTACAAGTCTACTGATAATTTATACCAAGTTGATGATCATAACTTCAAGGCATTCAAGGTGGATTTAGCCCAGAGACAGTGTAGTTGTAGAGGTTGGGATCTGACTGGCATTCCTTGCAGTCATGCTGTAGCTGCTATTAGGAAACAGAGAGAAAGCCTTGAAGATTATGTGCATCAATGCTATACAGTAGACAGTTATCGAAGAGCTTATGAACCTGCAATCCTTCCCATTCAGTCTTCAGAATTATGGCATAAGGTTGATCTTCCAGCACCACTACCTTCCAAGTATAAGGCACAACTTGGTAGGTCtaagaaaaagagaaagatAGATCCACTTCAAGAGAGCAAGCAACAAAAAAGGCCAGTTAGAACAAAGAAAGTAGGGGAGGTGAAGAGGTGCAGGGTATGTGGAATGACAGGTCATAATAAGACCACTTGCAAGGGTAAAAATCCACAG GTTGAAGGGCAAGCTGAGGTTGAAGGGCAATTTGAGGTTGAAGGGCAATTTGATGTTGAAGGGCAAGCTGATGAAGAAGGGCACTCTGATGTTGAAGGGCAAGTTGATGTTCAAGGGCAGTTTGAAGATGTACCAGTTGAAACACAAGTACCTGCATTTGTACTTGATGAACTG GGTTCTCAAGAGATAGTGGGATCTCATTCATCACAAACACTGCATAACCAAGCTGTACATCAGTTATCATTAATTGCTTCACACACAACCAGTTCAAGTGCAAATGCTGCTGATGACATGCTGAGAATTGGCCAGAGAATCATAACTAATGTTGTTCTTCAAAGATTGGCCAGGCCTACAAAAATGATTCtgataaaaaagaaacaatga